Proteins found in one Cyprinus carpio isolate SPL01 chromosome B10, ASM1834038v1, whole genome shotgun sequence genomic segment:
- the sytl2a gene encoding synaptotagmin-like protein 2 isoform X6 encodes MIDLSYLTEEEQEMILAVLKRDAELKKLEEQRVKQLRKTERDRSRLKYLTGEWFYETKNHRHRDRIHGSDIIRTSMRQKKPVTILELSQRWSEKPSCVYGEKKDVYIPPELLGLIEDPSTESHNERADDELPEAQREGQILQIKPRQNPFSSVRSQRDDARLINGVKEADQIPAEETFLPAENYTLHHTTPNTDNTDTHIVTQCKPVPKKRLLLYSCNNSSLDTVMGGNGVKQVVTPAPRGILKHSISSCSSTDSLHLQISTNDDSSSSQSSASVSPFSPETPISPPLSPCSVHSVSGWLDRKQVRFSSVVGSIERVQGEHSVLEEDWGPLSEPDRSNTTDNGHHEVYGEPQHSQVSNFHGSTEVAGKAIGLRAEGQTDKVTVEEGRSFSKVFEWFGRGSRDGKLKESPVKNEMNEEEPKDHESPEAKSEDSVPPVLQPKTKPPPKTRRGLFSLFSRAEKKDKSPEVQASDQDEISQDKTESSEYKKSCTLRSEDDNLPPQTSVPTNSKTAEILQVKTDKQICEDPPQIETFDQGEISPGRLANLKSFWERGNKGPKILSIKREAEVEESEPSQLNENYHDAEERRLSDSSISPSKPNPNDPKPNPVDVQSTSCEISPILHRRTSSGVDISVISSLEDEKPSSLESNRLSEVSSSELQTLTVKMNAKLSPSSLLKHKDKSLGNELQEESIAMDISDLKKEIATFKMSLGQQEDKVSINDLKSFWEKEKGGLRVIVGSPTYTAYVKDPSPESSPKRSSIELSEPQFDIRSTSPSFPGRMSFKEAGLTQKEKMEQTEENQKSPSTVPLQDLQDIRGDSEDDSPVKAALERANARPISISKSLEDMASTPLQRWKTDPRSEVGLSMENVSAVTSNTKTSFSDPEQVKMMSMSVPAFMQQEMDFRNSDCASVSSFHYDRLRTCNTPSNFSTCSEVASMSSVTGSVMSIYSSELGNVEVKGAIQFAIHYVQKLGEFHIFVVQCKDLAVADVKRNRSDPYVKCYLLPDKAKYGKKKTCVRKKTLDPTYNEILRFKIPVETLKTQKLNTSVWHNDTFGRNMFLGEVELDLAEWDFSNSQMNEYFLKGRIQVPTSPKHSVGSVEMGAEIKVALRFVLQTSHSHKNKRNGELQIWVKECKNLPITRGVAIDPFVKCAVLPDTSRKSRQKTRVLKRASNPVFNHTMVYDGFRQEDLKEACVELTVWDHYRLNNRFIGGIRLGPGTGKSYGTEVNWMDSNVAEAAQWERMMQSPDEWVEDILPLRMMVMARMSR; translated from the exons ATGATTGACCTGAGTTATCTGACAGAGGAAGAGCAAGAGATGATCCTGGCAGTGCTGAAGAGAGATGCAGAGCTTAAGAAGTTGGAAGAACAGAGGGTCAA GCAGCTTCGTAAGACTGAGCGAGACAGAAGCAGGCTGAAGTACTTGACTGGGGAGTGGTTTTATGAGACAAAGaatcacagacacagagacaggaTCCATGGCTCCGACATCATCAGAACGTCCATGAGACAGAAGAAACCCGTGACGATAT TGGAACTTTCTCAAAGATGGTCTGAGAAACCCAGTTGTGTTTATGGTGAGAAGAAAGATGTGTACATCCCTCCAGAGCTTCTAGGCCTTATTGAGGATCCATCCACAGAATCACACAATGAGAG GGCGGATGATGAGTTGCCGGAAGCCCAGCGGGAAGGGCAGATACTTCAAATCAAG CCAAGGCAGAATCCATTCAGTAGTGTGCGATCGCAGAGAGATGATGCCAGACTTATCAATGGAGTGAAAGAGGCTGATCAGATACCTGCTGAGG AGACTTTCCTTCCAGCTGAGAACTATACACTCCATCACACTACTCCAAACACAGACAACACTGACACCCACATAGTCACACAATGCAAACCTGTGCCAAAAAAAAGATTACTGCTGTACTCCTGCAACAACTCTTCCCTGGACACTGTCATGGGTGGCAATGGAGTTAAACAAGTCGTGACCCCTGCTCCCAGAGGCATCCTGAAGCACAGCATCTCTAGCTGTAGCTCTACTGACTCCCTGCATCTCCAGATTTCTACCAATGATGACAGCAGCAGCAGTCAGTCTTCAGCTTCAGTCAGCCCCTTCAGTCCTGAAACTCCCATCAGCCCTCCTCTTTCCCCCTGCTCAGTGCACTCTGTGTCAGGGTGGTTAGATAGGAAACAGGTTCGCTTCTCCTCTGTTGTTGGGTCTATAGAGAGAGTGCAAGGAGAGCACAGTGTCCTGGAAGAAGACTGGGGTCCTCTGTCGGAACCAGATAGAAGCAATACCACAGACAACG GACATCATGAGGTTTATGGTGAGCCTCAGCACTCACAGGTGTCCAACTTCCATGGCTCTACTGAGGTAGCAGGTAAGGCCATTGGGTTACGTGCAGAGGGCCAGACTGATAAGGTTACAGTGGAAGAGGGTCGTTCATTTTCTAAGGTATTTGAATGGTTTGGGAGAGGCTCTCGAGATGGAAAGCTGAAGGAGTCGCCAGTTAAgaatgagatgaatgaagaggAACCAAAAGATCATGAAAGCCCAGAAGCCAAGTCAGAAGATTCAGTGCCTCCAGTTTTACAGCCAAAGACCAAGCCTCCACCAAAGACACGTAGGGggcttttttcattgttttcgAGAGCAGAGAAAAAAGATAAGAGTCCTGAAGTTCAAGCATCTGACCAAGATGAGATAAGTCAAGATAAAACAGAAAGTTCTGAATATAAAAAATCTTGTACTTTGAGGTCTGAAGATGATAATTTACCTCCACAGACCTCTGTTCCTACAAACAGCAAGACTGCAGAAATACTGCAggtaaaaacagacaaacaaatatgCGAAGATCCTCCTCAAATAGAGACGTTTGACCAAGGTGAAATATCACCAGGAAGACTAGCCAACCTGAAGTCATTCTGGGAAAGGGGGAACAAAGGACCTAAAATATTGAGCATCAAAAGAGAAGCCGAGGTAGAAGAAAGTGAGCCATCTCAGCTTAATGAGAATTATCATGATGCTGAGGAACGAAGGTTGTCAGATTCCAGCATCAGCCCATCCAAACCCAATCCAAATGATCCTAAGCCAAATCCAGTTGATGTACAATCTACATCATGTGAGATTTCTCCAATCTTACATAGAAGAACATCCAGTGGTGTTGATATATCAGTCATATCCTCACTTGAAGATGAGAAACCTTCTAGTTTGGAGAGCAATAGGCTCTCAGAAGTTTCAAGCAGTGAACTACAAACTCTCACAGTAAAAATGAATGCCAAATTGTCACCCAGTTCATTGCTAAAACACAAAGATAAATCTCTGGGCAATGAGCTACAGGAAGAGTCAATCGCCATGGACATATCAGACTTGAAGAAGGAAATCGCCACCTTCAAGATGTCCCTAGGTCAACAGGAGGATAAAGTTTCAATTAATGATCTCAAGTCATtttgggagaaagaaaaaggtGGCCTTAGAGTAATTGTTGGTTCACCAACATACACAGCTTATGTTAAAGATCCATCCCCAGAGTCATCTCCAAAACGTTCTTCAATAGAACTTTCTGAACCTCAGTTTGACATCAGGTCAACCAGCCCAAGTTTCCCAGGCAGAATGAGTTTCAAAGAGGCTGGACTGACACAAAAAGAGAAGATGGAACAGACCGAGGAAAACCAAAAAAGTCCAAGTACAGTGCCATTACAAGACCTTCAAGATATCAGAG GGGACAGTGAGGATGACAGCCCTGTCAAAGCTGCCCTTGAACGAGCCAATGCCAGACCCATCTCTATTTCCAAGAGTTTAGAGGACATGGCATCCACACCTTTAC AGAGATGGAAGACTGACCCAAGGAGTGAAGTTGGGCTGAGTATggaaaatg TATCTGCAGTCACTTCCAACACCAAAACATCCTTCTCCGACCCAGAACAGGTGAAGATGATGAGTATGTCAGTGCCTGCATTCATGCAACAAGAG ATGGATTTCAGAAACAGTGATTGTGCATCAGTGAGCAGTTTCCACTATGACAGACTGAGAACATGCAACACTCCTTCTAATTTTAGCACTTGCTCTGAAGTGGCCTCCATGTCCTCT GTCACTGGCAGTGTAATGAGCATCTACAGTAGTGAGTTGGGTAATGTGGAGGTCAAAGGCGCAATCCAGTTCGCCATTCACTACGTGCAAAAACTGGGAGAGTTCCACATCTTTGTTGTGCAATGCAAGGACCTCGCCGTGGCAGATGTAAAGAGGAACCGATCTGATCC GTATGTTAAATGTTACTTGTTACCTGACAAAGCAaaatatggaaagaaaaaaacatgcgtGAGGAAGAAGACTCTGGATccaacttacaatgaaatactaCGG TTCAAGATTCCAGTGGAGACACTGAAAACCCAGAAGCTGAACACCTCTGTGTGGCACAACGACACTTTTGGGCGTAACATGTTTCTTGGAGAGGTTGAGCTCGATTTGGCCGAATGGGATTTCAGTAACTCTCAGATGAATGAGTATTTCCTTAAAGGAAGG ATCCAGGTTCCCACCAGCCCAAAACATTCTGTCGGCAGCGTGGAAATGGGTGCAGAGATTAAAGTTGCTCTGCGTTTCGTCCTACAGACTTCTCACA GTCACAAGAACAAGAGGAACGGTGAGTTGCAAATATGGGTGAAAGAATGCAAGAATCTGCCTATAACCAGAGGTGTTGCCATTGACCCCTTTGTTAAATG CGCAGTCCTCCCAGATACCAGCCGGAAAAGCCGTCAGAAGACCAGAGTGTTGAAGAGGGCATCTAACCCAGTGTTTAACCACACAATGGTGTATGATGGTTTCAGGCAAGAGGACCTCAAAGAGGCCTGTGTGGAGCTTACTGTGTGGGATCACTATAGACTCAACAACCGCTTTATTGGGGGTATTAGGCTGGGTCCAGGAACAG GTAAAAGTTATGGCACTGAAGTGAACTGGATGGACTCTAATGTTGCTGAAGCAGCCCAGTGGGAGAGAATGATGCAGTCTCCAGATGAATGGGTGGAAGATATTTTACCTTTGAGAATGATGGTCATGGCAAGAATGTCTAGATAG
- the sytl2a gene encoding synaptotagmin-like protein 2 isoform X4, with product MIDLSYLTEEEQEMILAVLKRDAELKKLEEQRVKQLRKTERDRSRLKYLTGEWFYETKNHRHRDRIHGSDIIRTSMRQKKPVTILELSQRWSEKPSCVYGEKKDVYIPPELLGLIEDPSTESHNERADDELPEAQREGQILQIKPRQNPFSSVRSQRDDARLINGVKEADQIPAEETFLPAENYTLHHTTPNTDNTDTHIVTQCKPVPKKRLLLYSCNNSSLDTVMGGNGVKQVVTPAPRGILKHSISSCSSTDSLHLQISTNDDSSSSQSSASVSPFSPETPISPPLSPCSVHSVSGWLDRKQVRFSSVVGSIERVQGEHSVLEEDWGPLSEPDRSNTTDNGHHEVYGEPQHSQVSNFHGSTEVAGKAIGLRAEGQTDKVTVEEGRSFSKVFEWFGRGSRDGKLKESPVKNEMNEEEPKDHESPEAKSEDSVPPVLQPKTKPPPKTRRGLFSLFSRAEKKDKSPEVQASDQDEISQDKTESSEYKKSCTLRSEDDNLPPQTSVPTNSKTAEILQVKTDKQICEDPPQIETFDQGEISPGRLANLKSFWERGNKGPKILSIKREAEVEESEPSQLNENYHDAEERRLSDSSISPSKPNPNDPKPNPVDVQSTSCEISPILHRRTSSGVDISVISSLEDEKPSSLESNRLSEVSSSELQTLTVKMNAKLSPSSLLKHKDKSLGNELQEESIAMDISDLKKEIATFKMSLGQQEDKVSINDLKSFWEKEKGGLRVIVGSPTYTAYVKDPSPESSPKRSSIELSEPQFDIRSTSPSFPGRMSFKEAGLTQKEKMEQTEENQKSPSTVPLQDLQDIRGRVPYITQNISNFKQSISDEHSKLSPPSSPLRSLLAKGQHDEPQPTDIYHPKHQDQTRTPSPLLQSKVPRRDSYPNKETRKDPLGSPLRTFAIDINPANKSPCTLRVNPGQTRSCISPEHHRKTSDGGCDVRPIMPKERKLSADSLTRFYIPLSLHYYLGIPEQAVLDERKQVNVQAGETFEQVNQGRMSNESSPSQHSLLESEEITFDSSGSSTPEAWSVSHASSYWDSEDDSPVKAALERANARPISISKSLEDMASTPLQRWKTDPRSEVGLSMENVSAVTSNTKTSFSDPEQVKMMSMSVPAFMQQEMDFRNSDCASVSSFHYDRLRTCNTPSNFSTCSEVASMSSVTGSVMSIYSSELGNVEVKGAIQFAIHYVQKLGEFHIFVVQCKDLAVADVKRNRSDPYVKCYLLPDKAKYGKKKTCVRKKTLDPTYNEILRFKIPVETLKTQKLNTSVWHNDTFGRNMFLGEVELDLAEWDFSNSQMNEYFLKGRIQVPTSPKHSVGSVEMGAEIKVALRFVLQTSHSHKNKRNAQSSQIPAGKAVRRPEC from the exons ATGATTGACCTGAGTTATCTGACAGAGGAAGAGCAAGAGATGATCCTGGCAGTGCTGAAGAGAGATGCAGAGCTTAAGAAGTTGGAAGAACAGAGGGTCAA GCAGCTTCGTAAGACTGAGCGAGACAGAAGCAGGCTGAAGTACTTGACTGGGGAGTGGTTTTATGAGACAAAGaatcacagacacagagacaggaTCCATGGCTCCGACATCATCAGAACGTCCATGAGACAGAAGAAACCCGTGACGATAT TGGAACTTTCTCAAAGATGGTCTGAGAAACCCAGTTGTGTTTATGGTGAGAAGAAAGATGTGTACATCCCTCCAGAGCTTCTAGGCCTTATTGAGGATCCATCCACAGAATCACACAATGAGAG GGCGGATGATGAGTTGCCGGAAGCCCAGCGGGAAGGGCAGATACTTCAAATCAAG CCAAGGCAGAATCCATTCAGTAGTGTGCGATCGCAGAGAGATGATGCCAGACTTATCAATGGAGTGAAAGAGGCTGATCAGATACCTGCTGAGG AGACTTTCCTTCCAGCTGAGAACTATACACTCCATCACACTACTCCAAACACAGACAACACTGACACCCACATAGTCACACAATGCAAACCTGTGCCAAAAAAAAGATTACTGCTGTACTCCTGCAACAACTCTTCCCTGGACACTGTCATGGGTGGCAATGGAGTTAAACAAGTCGTGACCCCTGCTCCCAGAGGCATCCTGAAGCACAGCATCTCTAGCTGTAGCTCTACTGACTCCCTGCATCTCCAGATTTCTACCAATGATGACAGCAGCAGCAGTCAGTCTTCAGCTTCAGTCAGCCCCTTCAGTCCTGAAACTCCCATCAGCCCTCCTCTTTCCCCCTGCTCAGTGCACTCTGTGTCAGGGTGGTTAGATAGGAAACAGGTTCGCTTCTCCTCTGTTGTTGGGTCTATAGAGAGAGTGCAAGGAGAGCACAGTGTCCTGGAAGAAGACTGGGGTCCTCTGTCGGAACCAGATAGAAGCAATACCACAGACAACG GACATCATGAGGTTTATGGTGAGCCTCAGCACTCACAGGTGTCCAACTTCCATGGCTCTACTGAGGTAGCAGGTAAGGCCATTGGGTTACGTGCAGAGGGCCAGACTGATAAGGTTACAGTGGAAGAGGGTCGTTCATTTTCTAAGGTATTTGAATGGTTTGGGAGAGGCTCTCGAGATGGAAAGCTGAAGGAGTCGCCAGTTAAgaatgagatgaatgaagaggAACCAAAAGATCATGAAAGCCCAGAAGCCAAGTCAGAAGATTCAGTGCCTCCAGTTTTACAGCCAAAGACCAAGCCTCCACCAAAGACACGTAGGGggcttttttcattgttttcgAGAGCAGAGAAAAAAGATAAGAGTCCTGAAGTTCAAGCATCTGACCAAGATGAGATAAGTCAAGATAAAACAGAAAGTTCTGAATATAAAAAATCTTGTACTTTGAGGTCTGAAGATGATAATTTACCTCCACAGACCTCTGTTCCTACAAACAGCAAGACTGCAGAAATACTGCAggtaaaaacagacaaacaaatatgCGAAGATCCTCCTCAAATAGAGACGTTTGACCAAGGTGAAATATCACCAGGAAGACTAGCCAACCTGAAGTCATTCTGGGAAAGGGGGAACAAAGGACCTAAAATATTGAGCATCAAAAGAGAAGCCGAGGTAGAAGAAAGTGAGCCATCTCAGCTTAATGAGAATTATCATGATGCTGAGGAACGAAGGTTGTCAGATTCCAGCATCAGCCCATCCAAACCCAATCCAAATGATCCTAAGCCAAATCCAGTTGATGTACAATCTACATCATGTGAGATTTCTCCAATCTTACATAGAAGAACATCCAGTGGTGTTGATATATCAGTCATATCCTCACTTGAAGATGAGAAACCTTCTAGTTTGGAGAGCAATAGGCTCTCAGAAGTTTCAAGCAGTGAACTACAAACTCTCACAGTAAAAATGAATGCCAAATTGTCACCCAGTTCATTGCTAAAACACAAAGATAAATCTCTGGGCAATGAGCTACAGGAAGAGTCAATCGCCATGGACATATCAGACTTGAAGAAGGAAATCGCCACCTTCAAGATGTCCCTAGGTCAACAGGAGGATAAAGTTTCAATTAATGATCTCAAGTCATtttgggagaaagaaaaaggtGGCCTTAGAGTAATTGTTGGTTCACCAACATACACAGCTTATGTTAAAGATCCATCCCCAGAGTCATCTCCAAAACGTTCTTCAATAGAACTTTCTGAACCTCAGTTTGACATCAGGTCAACCAGCCCAAGTTTCCCAGGCAGAATGAGTTTCAAAGAGGCTGGACTGACACAAAAAGAGAAGATGGAACAGACCGAGGAAAACCAAAAAAGTCCAAGTACAGTGCCATTACAAGACCTTCAAGATATCAGAGGTAGGGTACCTTACATCACCCAGAATATTTCTAATTTCAAACAGTCCATTTCAGACGAACACTCAAAGCTAAGTCCACCATCATCTCCCCTCAGAAGTCTCCTTGCAAAAGGTCAACATGATGAGCCACAGCCCACTGACATTTACCACCCAAAACACCAAGATCAAACCAGAACTCCCAGTCCATTACTGCAGTCTAAAGTACCTCGTAGAGATTCATATCCAAACAAAGAAACCAGGAAGGATCCCTTAGGTTCTCCCTTAAGAACCTTTGCGATAGATATTAATCCCGCCAACAAGAGTCCATGCACTTTAAGGGTTAATCCAGGGCAAACCAGGTCTTGCATCTCTCCTGAACACCACAGGAAGACTTCAGATGGAGGCTGTGATGTAAGACCCATCATGCCCAAAGAACGAAAGTTGTCAGCGGACTCTCTGACCCGGTTTTATATTCCCCTGAGTTTACACTATTACCTGGGCATACCTGAGCAGGCAGTCTTAGATGAAAGAAAACAGGTTAATGTGCAGGCAGGTGAAACTTTTGAACAGGTGAACCAAGGCAGAATGAGCAATGAGAGCTCCCCTTCTCAACACTCCCTGCTTGAATCAGAGGAGATCACCTTTGACTCCTCTGGGAGCTCCACACCTGAAGCCTGGTCAGTCTCACACGCCAGTTCATACT GGGACAGTGAGGATGACAGCCCTGTCAAAGCTGCCCTTGAACGAGCCAATGCCAGACCCATCTCTATTTCCAAGAGTTTAGAGGACATGGCATCCACACCTTTAC AGAGATGGAAGACTGACCCAAGGAGTGAAGTTGGGCTGAGTATggaaaatg TATCTGCAGTCACTTCCAACACCAAAACATCCTTCTCCGACCCAGAACAGGTGAAGATGATGAGTATGTCAGTGCCTGCATTCATGCAACAAGAG ATGGATTTCAGAAACAGTGATTGTGCATCAGTGAGCAGTTTCCACTATGACAGACTGAGAACATGCAACACTCCTTCTAATTTTAGCACTTGCTCTGAAGTGGCCTCCATGTCCTCT GTCACTGGCAGTGTAATGAGCATCTACAGTAGTGAGTTGGGTAATGTGGAGGTCAAAGGCGCAATCCAGTTCGCCATTCACTACGTGCAAAAACTGGGAGAGTTCCACATCTTTGTTGTGCAATGCAAGGACCTCGCCGTGGCAGATGTAAAGAGGAACCGATCTGATCC GTATGTTAAATGTTACTTGTTACCTGACAAAGCAaaatatggaaagaaaaaaacatgcgtGAGGAAGAAGACTCTGGATccaacttacaatgaaatactaCGG TTCAAGATTCCAGTGGAGACACTGAAAACCCAGAAGCTGAACACCTCTGTGTGGCACAACGACACTTTTGGGCGTAACATGTTTCTTGGAGAGGTTGAGCTCGATTTGGCCGAATGGGATTTCAGTAACTCTCAGATGAATGAGTATTTCCTTAAAGGAAGG ATCCAGGTTCCCACCAGCCCAAAACATTCTGTCGGCAGCGTGGAAATGGGTGCAGAGATTAAAGTTGCTCTGCGTTTCGTCCTACAGACTTCTCACA GTCACAAGAACAAGAGGAACG CGCAGTCCTCCCAGATACCAGCCGGAAAAGCCGTCAGAAGACCAGAGTGTTGA